A genomic window from bacterium includes:
- a CDS encoding efflux RND transporter periplasmic adaptor subunit: MSPLFGKGKKDEDKDPDKKSPDEERKESKLVSSYNLTYDQIKKQEMGGSKEEKTAEEIKSDAAKTAEPDKKKAATRFSRLATQFKKVDVKGQVEAIREQQEGNVSGLVGWFKEHKLVAIISIVVVGMFLAWGVSKLLFKEKKQAAETTGVAVADVGTRVNVLKISKTDFSDSILAMGNIKGFAQVNLGFQLAGNVSAYYFREGDEIKAGQIISQLDPQEQLLKYEQAKVNYSNAQSLYDLGAIIPSKLEEARINVELAETELGKTAIIAPSDGILGSRDVEIGSAINPNMKIGTFLDIDDVFAEVGIMEREINKVVLGQSVKISVDAYPDLDFGGTVTNVAPMVKGKSKTLNVKVQIANPYRLLLPGMFVRVRIKIFETKNAIIIPRPALKKVKGAYHVFAVNQNNKAEFKTVKLGYVTTDNVQITEGLNEGELVVVEGMEELKDGAKVQIMEYQSAAF; encoded by the coding sequence ATGAGCCCATTGTTTGGTAAAGGTAAAAAAGACGAGGATAAAGATCCGGATAAAAAATCTCCGGATGAGGAGCGGAAAGAATCAAAATTAGTATCTTCTTATAATCTGACATATGATCAGATTAAGAAACAGGAAATGGGTGGTTCTAAAGAGGAAAAGACGGCCGAGGAAATAAAATCCGATGCGGCAAAAACAGCTGAGCCGGATAAGAAAAAGGCTGCCACTCGTTTTTCCCGCCTGGCCACGCAATTTAAAAAAGTGGATGTCAAAGGACAGGTTGAGGCCATTCGCGAACAGCAAGAAGGGAATGTTTCCGGTTTGGTTGGCTGGTTTAAGGAACATAAACTGGTTGCCATCATCAGTATTGTTGTTGTGGGGATGTTTTTGGCATGGGGAGTTTCCAAACTTCTGTTCAAGGAGAAAAAACAGGCGGCTGAAACCACAGGTGTTGCAGTTGCGGATGTTGGAACACGTGTTAATGTTTTAAAAATAAGCAAAACCGATTTTTCGGACTCTATTTTAGCCATGGGAAATATTAAAGGGTTTGCTCAAGTCAATCTCGGCTTTCAGCTTGCTGGAAACGTATCAGCTTATTATTTTCGTGAAGGAGATGAAATCAAGGCAGGCCAGATTATTTCTCAGTTGGATCCGCAGGAGCAATTGCTGAAATATGAACAAGCCAAGGTGAATTATTCCAATGCGCAATCTCTTTATGATTTGGGCGCCATTATTCCCTCTAAACTTGAAGAAGCACGGATTAATGTTGAATTGGCTGAAACAGAATTGGGTAAGACCGCAATTATTGCCCCTTCGGACGGAATTTTGGGGAGCCGGGATGTTGAAATAGGCAGCGCAATAAATCCAAATATGAAAATCGGGACATTTCTTGATATTGATGATGTTTTTGCAGAAGTTGGAATTATGGAAAGGGAAATCAACAAAGTTGTTCTGGGTCAATCAGTAAAAATTAGTGTTGATGCCTATCCTGATCTTGATTTTGGCGGCACAGTGACCAATGTTGCTCCTATGGTGAAGGGGAAGAGCAAAACACTCAATGTTAAGGTTCAAATTGCCAATCCGTATCGTCTTTTGTTGCCGGGCATGTTTGTTCGTGTCCGGATTAAGATATTTGAAACCAAAAATGCAATTATTATACCGCGTCCGGCTTTGAAGAAAGTCAAGGGCGCTTATCATGTGTTTGCGGTGAACCAAAATAATAAAGCTGAATTCAAAACCGTCAAATTGGGTTATGTGACCACTGATAATGTTCAGATTACCGAGGGACTCAATGAAGGGGAATTGGTGGTTGTTGAAGGGATGGAAGAATTAAAAGATGGTGCCAAGGTTCAAATCATGGAGTATCAAAGCGCCGCGTTTTAG
- a CDS encoding PorV/PorQ family protein, with product MRKIFILLLCMLLMPVGYSFARGVGTSAANFLKIGQGARPNGMGGAFVALADDINCIEWNPAGLSTLQPDYFDAGFEHVFWFDDVEYEIFTFAQNLGDTYGAGLQLWYRHMPDIDNDLSDEKPLQVYDFAGIIGYGLQISNFSVGINLKFVLSQLGTEQLTGEAADLGMLVNFMENKLVVGLSIQNLGPDIKSDSLPLNIRGGFAFKETYGEEKEHGLNAALEINQPLDNKLNLQLGVEYWYVKTFSARIGYRQQLGGNDLQSDNVIQRLTAGASIKWADLQLDYAYVPYADLGGVHRLSLILHYGPLSNDISKF from the coding sequence ATGCGCAAGATTTTCATTCTGCTTTTATGCATGTTGCTGATGCCGGTTGGCTATTCATTTGCCCGCGGAGTCGGAACATCTGCTGCCAATTTTTTAAAGATTGGTCAGGGAGCCCGGCCGAACGGCATGGGAGGCGCATTTGTCGCCTTGGCAGATGATATCAATTGTATTGAATGGAATCCTGCCGGATTATCAACCTTACAACCTGATTATTTCGATGCGGGTTTTGAACATGTTTTTTGGTTTGATGATGTGGAATATGAAATTTTTACATTTGCACAAAATTTAGGTGATACCTATGGAGCCGGACTCCAGTTGTGGTATCGTCACATGCCGGATATTGATAATGACTTAAGCGATGAAAAGCCCCTGCAAGTATATGATTTCGCAGGCATTATAGGGTACGGATTGCAAATTTCTAATTTTTCCGTAGGTATTAACTTGAAATTTGTGTTGAGTCAGCTGGGGACGGAACAATTAACCGGTGAGGCGGCAGATTTGGGAATGCTGGTTAATTTTATGGAAAACAAACTGGTAGTAGGTTTGTCAATCCAAAATTTAGGTCCGGATATTAAAAGTGATTCTTTGCCACTCAATATCCGAGGTGGTTTTGCATTTAAAGAAACCTATGGTGAGGAAAAAGAACATGGGTTAAATGCTGCCTTGGAAATAAACCAACCCCTGGATAATAAGCTCAATCTGCAATTAGGGGTTGAATACTGGTACGTTAAAACGTTTTCAGCACGCATTGGCTATCGGCAGCAATTAGGCGGAAATGATCTTCAATCAGATAATGTCATTCAGCGGCTGACAGCGGGCGCGAGCATTAAGTGGGCGGATTTACAACTGGATTATGCCTATGTTCCATATGCTGATTTAGGTGGTGTCCACCGCTTAAGCCTGATTCTGCATTACGGACCCTTATCAAATGATATTAGCAAATTTTGA
- a CDS encoding GAF domain-containing protein: protein MPASLRNLNTAISEIHASLSPRHVIDIALKWSKTLLHCKAGAIFLPHHSSEGLKVYFHLPTCEPEQLKTSVATNSQSLENWIISSGKPQIIHNNFQKNLLKKTEIPALEPIHNLMALPLKHKTKPIGVLEVMNHRTHSPFSPKQLHFLEMLGQQIATALHNAQVYSAQQAFAKEQKRQISSTTEQLRSANEKLRETDKTKSESISMIAHELRSPITSIAGFAKILYSGNTGPLTRDQKEFCGIIQKNTENIDRLVGDLLDMTKLELGKLVLHFDILACRELLKEAFFSIRGISEKDNERIHLRLPEEKMFVSGDRLRLVQVLVNLLTNALKYSPTDKPIRAYYFSDETHITFAIEDQGTPLSAEQQQKVFEKFYRVKNSTIKTTGSGLGLAISKIILEKHDGKIWAETLPGPGNRFCFRLKKIAGPVVPPL, encoded by the coding sequence ATGCCGGCCTCTCTACGAAACCTCAATACTGCCATTTCTGAAATCCACGCGAGTCTTTCCCCGCGCCACGTTATTGACATTGCACTTAAATGGTCAAAAACACTGCTTCATTGCAAAGCCGGCGCTATTTTTCTCCCACATCATTCCAGTGAAGGATTAAAAGTTTACTTTCACCTGCCAACCTGCGAACCGGAACAACTCAAAACATCGGTGGCAACAAACTCACAAAGTCTTGAAAATTGGATAATTTCATCTGGAAAACCGCAAATCATACATAACAATTTTCAAAAAAATCTTTTAAAAAAAACCGAAATTCCGGCACTGGAACCCATCCACAATTTGATGGCCCTGCCTTTGAAACACAAGACCAAACCAATCGGTGTTCTGGAAGTCATGAACCACCGAACGCATTCGCCTTTTTCCCCCAAGCAGCTCCACTTTTTAGAGATGCTTGGCCAACAAATCGCCACCGCCCTCCACAACGCCCAAGTGTACAGTGCACAGCAAGCTTTCGCAAAAGAACAAAAACGCCAAATCAGTTCCACAACCGAACAGTTACGCAGCGCCAATGAAAAACTCCGCGAAACCGACAAAACAAAATCCGAGAGTATTTCCATGATCGCCCACGAACTCAGGAGTCCCATTACTTCCATAGCCGGTTTCGCTAAAATACTTTATTCCGGCAACACGGGACCCTTAACCCGCGACCAAAAAGAATTCTGCGGCATTATCCAAAAAAACACCGAAAACATTGACCGGCTTGTTGGAGATCTATTGGATATGACCAAGCTGGAATTGGGTAAACTTGTTTTACATTTCGATATACTCGCATGCCGCGAATTGCTCAAAGAAGCATTTTTTTCCATCCGCGGAATTTCAGAAAAAGACAACGAAAGAATCCACCTTAGACTCCCGGAAGAAAAAATGTTTGTTTCCGGTGACCGGCTGCGTCTTGTCCAGGTATTGGTTAATCTTTTGACCAATGCTCTAAAATATTCCCCGACAGATAAACCGATTCGCGCCTATTATTTTTCTGATGAAACCCATATCACTTTTGCCATTGAGGACCAAGGAACCCCGTTGTCCGCCGAGCAGCAACAAAAAGTTTTCGAAAAATTTTACAGAGTTAAAAACAGCACCATCAAAACGACCGGCAGCGGTTTAGGCTTGGCAATCTCCAAAATCATCCTCGAAAAACATGACGGAAAAATATGGGCGGAAACACTTCCCGGACCCGGCAATCGTTTCTGTTTCCGTTTAAAAAAAATTGCAGGTCCTGTTGTTCCTCCGTTGTAG
- a CDS encoding efflux RND transporter permease subunit: MIENAPKFAVRRPVFVAMIFTAVILLGVISYLRLPRELFPPITFPQLTVLTNYENAAPEEIEVLITKPIEDACSSVNNVKRINSTSREGVSLVMLEFAWGTSMDFAALNVREKIDLVKEKLPRESEDPIVMKYNPFELPVMTLSVSADMPLHEVREISKKIIKNQIEKSEGVASVQITGGLDREILVDLDLGRLNAAKISSLSVMEAIKNSNVNYPAGTIHGHFYDYLIRTMGEYTSLDEIEKSPVGLDKSEEYEAQEQQLLQLNQMPLTQPADDVKRYKDNRVILLSDIGKVYDTFKEKTSISRYNGRENISITIQKQAGGNTLEAVDNVKKALTKLKADLPRGRNIRIITVYDQSVFVKKSINGVFKDAAVGGILAFIVILIFLRNLRASIIVVTSIPIAILATFSLMYFSDITLNMMSLGGLALGIGRLVDDAIVVIENIYRHCQLGLKPKEAAVIGASEVSTAVVASTLTTIVVFLPMVFVKGVAGQLFSHLALTVTFSLLASTMGAMLLIPMLVSQGGESQLDEVKFLRYFEKHLKAFEMFFMKTLDWFMKNKRVSMGLVVFLFIAAMVLFIPLKKEFMPKVDQGQFVIKINLPTGALIDVTDRVSRQVEDILLAIQEIYNVTLNIGSSKDEDAGQVADAMGSHQATLMINLKKKRKRSTSDVVQEVKDKVEKLDTGPARFEYLVQDSALKVSAFTGGAPIAVIIKGTDLSLMAKMTKDVEELLLEIKGLYGIKNTMVEEAPETKVYIQRDKAALYNLSVDDISRTAKIAIKGAVDTKYKEPGKDEVDIRLRMRPEDRKNVTDLRNLYIHSPLELQVPLNEVAYIGVGVGPSEIKRQDRQRYIMVTANIYKRSLNEVINEIRGRLAKYPVPDEYFIYLGGESEQMNESFQSLAFALILAVVLVYMIMASQFESLIQPFIIMFTVPLSLIGVTVILFMTGTPVSLVVIIGMIMLIGIVVSNGIILIDYTNLLREQGVQAEDAIIRASRVRMRPILMTAFSTIIALFPLSMGGELMAPLAVTVIGGLASSTFLTIVVIPVIYLLVDNAQHRMAVLLKKPVEEVS, from the coding sequence TTGATTGAAAATGCACCGAAATTTGCTGTTCGCCGGCCTGTTTTCGTGGCGATGATTTTTACGGCAGTCATATTATTGGGCGTTATTTCCTATTTGCGGCTTCCGCGTGAATTGTTTCCGCCGATTACCTTTCCGCAACTCACTGTACTGACGAATTATGAGAATGCTGCGCCGGAAGAAATTGAGGTTTTGATAACCAAACCGATTGAAGACGCCTGTAGTTCTGTAAATAATGTCAAACGGATCAATTCGACATCGCGCGAGGGTGTTTCGCTGGTCATGCTTGAATTTGCCTGGGGAACGTCCATGGATTTTGCCGCATTGAATGTCCGCGAAAAAATCGATTTGGTCAAAGAAAAATTACCGCGTGAATCAGAAGATCCCATTGTCATGAAATATAATCCTTTTGAACTGCCGGTGATGACTTTGTCGGTTTCTGCTGATATGCCGTTGCATGAGGTTCGGGAAATTTCCAAAAAAATCATCAAAAATCAGATTGAAAAATCAGAAGGGGTTGCTTCTGTTCAGATCACAGGCGGCTTGGACAGGGAAATTTTGGTTGACCTGGATCTGGGACGTTTGAATGCCGCCAAAATTTCATCACTTTCGGTGATGGAGGCGATTAAAAATTCAAATGTGAATTATCCGGCAGGTACGATTCATGGGCATTTTTATGATTATCTGATCCGTACGATGGGTGAGTATACCTCGTTGGATGAAATTGAAAAATCGCCGGTAGGTCTTGATAAAAGCGAAGAATATGAGGCACAGGAACAGCAGTTGCTGCAACTCAACCAGATGCCGCTGACGCAGCCGGCGGATGATGTGAAGCGATATAAAGATAACCGGGTGATATTGCTTTCAGATATTGGAAAAGTATACGATACGTTTAAGGAGAAAACCTCGATTTCCCGTTACAATGGCAGGGAAAACATTTCAATTACCATTCAAAAACAGGCCGGCGGTAACACGCTGGAAGCAGTTGATAATGTTAAAAAGGCGTTAACAAAATTAAAAGCTGATTTGCCCCGCGGGCGTAATATCCGGATCATCACGGTTTATGATCAGTCTGTTTTTGTAAAAAAATCCATCAACGGTGTATTTAAGGATGCGGCGGTTGGAGGGATTTTAGCCTTTATAGTTATTTTGATTTTTCTCCGGAATTTGCGCGCTTCCATCATCGTGGTTACCTCTATTCCGATCGCGATTTTGGCCACATTTTCTTTGATGTATTTTTCGGATATTACCTTGAATATGATGTCATTGGGTGGCTTGGCGCTGGGCATTGGTCGTTTGGTGGATGATGCGATTGTCGTTATTGAAAATATTTATCGTCATTGTCAATTGGGCTTGAAACCCAAGGAAGCGGCTGTGATCGGTGCAAGTGAAGTGTCTACCGCAGTTGTCGCTTCGACATTGACGACGATTGTTGTGTTTTTGCCAATGGTGTTTGTGAAAGGGGTTGCCGGACAGCTTTTTTCACATCTGGCTTTGACAGTGACTTTCTCCCTGCTCGCATCCACCATGGGTGCCATGTTGTTGATTCCGATGTTGGTCTCGCAGGGCGGCGAGAGCCAGCTGGATGAAGTGAAATTTCTTCGTTATTTTGAAAAACATCTTAAAGCATTTGAAATGTTTTTTATGAAAACGCTTGATTGGTTTATGAAAAATAAACGCGTAAGTATGGGGTTGGTTGTATTTCTTTTTATTGCTGCGATGGTTTTATTTATTCCACTCAAAAAAGAATTTATGCCCAAAGTTGACCAAGGACAATTTGTCATTAAAATTAATCTTCCCACCGGGGCGTTGATTGATGTGACGGATAGGGTTTCCCGGCAGGTGGAGGATATCCTGCTGGCTATTCAGGAAATATATAATGTGACTCTCAATATTGGATCTTCCAAGGATGAGGATGCCGGGCAGGTGGCGGATGCAATGGGATCGCACCAGGCGACCCTGATGATCAATTTGAAAAAGAAGCGGAAACGTTCAACCAGCGATGTGGTGCAGGAAGTCAAGGATAAGGTGGAAAAACTGGATACCGGGCCGGCCCGATTTGAGTATCTGGTACAGGACAGTGCTTTGAAGGTCTCAGCCTTTACCGGCGGGGCACCGATAGCTGTGATCATTAAGGGGACTGATCTTAGTTTGATGGCAAAAATGACCAAAGATGTGGAAGAACTCCTACTGGAGATAAAAGGTCTCTATGGAATCAAAAATACAATGGTGGAGGAAGCACCTGAAACCAAAGTGTATATCCAGCGCGATAAAGCGGCCTTATATAATTTATCTGTAGATGATATTTCACGGACAGCTAAAATTGCGATTAAAGGTGCTGTGGATACGAAATATAAGGAACCGGGAAAAGATGAGGTCGACATTAGACTTCGTATGCGTCCGGAGGACAGGAAAAACGTAACTGATTTACGCAATTTATATATCCATTCACCGCTTGAACTTCAGGTGCCTTTAAATGAAGTTGCCTATATTGGTGTGGGCGTCGGACCTTCGGAAATCAAGCGGCAGGACAGACAACGTTATATCATGGTGACGGCGAATATTTATAAACGCAGTTTAAATGAAGTCATCAATGAAATAAGGGGGCGACTGGCCAAGTACCCGGTACCGGATGAATATTTTATTTATCTGGGAGGCGAGAGCGAACAAATGAATGAATCTTTCCAGAGTCTGGCATTTGCCCTGATTCTTGCCGTGGTGCTGGTCTACATGATTATGGCCTCACAGTTTGAGTCCCTGATCCAGCCGTTCATTATTATGTTTACCGTACCTCTTTCTCTGATCGGTGTGACGGTTATTCTTTTTATGACCGGAACCCCGGTTTCACTGGTGGTTATTATCGGTATGATTATGCTGATCGGGATTGTTGTGTCCAATGGGATTATTTTAATTGATTATACCAATTTGTTACGTGAACAAGGTGTGCAGGCAGAGGATGCGATTATTCGGGCCAGCCGGGTGCGGATGCGTCCGATTCTGATGACTGCTTTTTCCACCATCATTGCCCTGTTTCCATTGTCAATGGGTGGAGAATTGATGGCACCTTTAGCGGTTACGGTTATCGGCGGACTGGCATCTTCCACCTTTCTGACGATAGTGGTTATTCCGGTGATTTATTTGCTGGTGGACAATGCTCAGCATCGTATGGCAGTACTGCTGAAAAAGCCGGTGGAGGAGGTTTCCTGA
- the amrB gene encoding AmmeMemoRadiSam system protein B, translating into MRQIRQPAVAGSFYPDSAKELTALLKKAFYNAPPPKLQGELKALVVPHAGYVYSGVITAMAMKALAKVKIDTIYIIGTSHYADVGGAIVWQGKAFHTPLGDYPVDLQAVRELLKSCPDVHLLPRAWVKEHSVEVQVPFLQKIAPRAKMVPILMGTSTWDECWSVAEAIAAQASMRNAVIICSTDLSHYPTWADAKVIDKKMLGAVEKMDPYQLDRFDREVLSRGISDLVCTVCGLSALKTTMIAANINGANQSQLLHYANSGDVTKDKKRVVGYAAMAMVANPAKPDKLINKIKDSAEIQLAQQEKRELLNIARAAITEGLATGNQLMPTTSQKSLLKRYPVYVTLKRNGMLQGCVGMTESRLPLYQAVSQMACAAAFEDPRFQALEVAELPFTDIEISVLSPLEKIADPSEIILGVHGVMVKRGDRTGLFLPQVATDTGWSKEEFLNNLCSQKARLPMDSWRDKRTELFVFRVLTFEQAAPGKK; encoded by the coding sequence GTGAGACAAATACGTCAACCGGCGGTTGCCGGGAGCTTTTATCCTGATTCTGCAAAGGAGTTGACGGCGTTGTTAAAAAAAGCGTTTTATAATGCACCGCCACCCAAATTGCAAGGGGAGTTGAAAGCATTGGTGGTCCCGCACGCCGGTTATGTCTATTCCGGAGTTATCACGGCGATGGCGATGAAAGCACTTGCGAAGGTAAAGATCGATACCATCTACATTATCGGCACGTCTCATTATGCAGATGTGGGTGGGGCCATTGTCTGGCAAGGCAAGGCTTTTCATACGCCGCTGGGAGACTACCCGGTTGATTTGCAAGCGGTGCGTGAATTACTAAAAAGTTGTCCTGATGTCCACTTGTTACCGCGGGCATGGGTGAAAGAACATTCGGTCGAAGTGCAGGTTCCTTTTTTGCAAAAAATTGCACCCCGTGCAAAGATGGTTCCGATTCTTATGGGGACCTCAACCTGGGACGAATGCTGGTCGGTTGCAGAAGCGATTGCCGCGCAGGCAAGTATGCGCAATGCCGTGATTATTTGTTCGACGGATCTATCGCATTATCCCACCTGGGCGGATGCGAAGGTGATTGATAAAAAAATGCTGGGCGCGGTAGAAAAAATGGACCCCTACCAGTTGGATCGGTTTGATCGCGAAGTTTTATCACGCGGTATTTCAGATTTAGTATGTACGGTTTGCGGGCTGTCTGCATTGAAAACAACAATGATTGCGGCAAATATCAATGGCGCCAATCAAAGTCAACTTTTACATTATGCCAATTCCGGGGATGTCACAAAGGATAAAAAAAGAGTTGTTGGATATGCGGCGATGGCAATGGTGGCAAATCCCGCAAAACCCGATAAGCTAATTAATAAAATTAAGGACTCGGCGGAGATTCAGTTAGCGCAGCAGGAAAAAAGAGAGTTGTTGAATATAGCGCGGGCTGCCATCACTGAGGGGTTGGCGACCGGCAATCAATTGATGCCAACAACTTCACAAAAATCACTGTTGAAGCGTTATCCTGTTTATGTAACATTGAAGCGCAATGGCATGTTGCAGGGCTGCGTCGGAATGACGGAATCACGTTTACCGCTTTATCAAGCGGTTTCTCAAATGGCATGTGCTGCGGCTTTTGAAGATCCGCGGTTTCAGGCACTTGAGGTTGCAGAACTGCCTTTTACGGATATCGAAATTTCTGTGTTGTCGCCATTGGAAAAAATTGCTGATCCTTCTGAAATTATTTTGGGAGTTCATGGTGTGATGGTAAAACGGGGAGACCGTACGGGTTTGTTTCTTCCGCAAGTTGCCACGGATACAGGATGGAGCAAAGAGGAATTCCTGAACAATTTGTGTTCGCAAAAAGCCAGGCTTCCGATGGATAGTTGGCGGGATAAGCGGACCGAACTTTTTGTTTTTCGCGTACTCACCTTTGAACAGGCGGCACCGGGGAAAAAATAA
- a CDS encoding PorV/PorQ family protein, with protein sequence MMTETKRGILKKGLLLSLGMVMMLLLGLSQVWAEGEGTSGAPFLKIGTSSRAEAMGSAYIAVVDDVDATYWNPAGLMQLKRSGIGLTHLEWFEDIRYEYISYADKYDYIGAVGISVGFLYLGEIPKTVESASGDYDELNSGGTFGASDLLMNFAWAGNLGLREHKIGVGVKIISESIDDNQSFSFGLDIGNQFLLSQTRWYRNLAKENPAAYFIPSTIGISVKNLGTPVKFFYQNDPLPLSAGIGLAYKLLDDDLSAALDFNYQTVEAMMSINAGAEYWIHTGIRSAPNQTLDVAVRAGFRTGYDSTAAPGFSFGAGVRYSSLGLDYVYMPFGDLGDTHRISLKFSWGEMLKDKTASKRKRIVKKKLTASERSLNERAKKMMKSKRSMEGKVVIQKSKDAKRSMTTVEAKKPEDQEVAKESKTLGANIKVGKSKRSVGSQVLKKSKMIDSALIAKIARGKDRQGSSRTRTKYVRRSKEDVIRQARRETEMKNKAMDDVEAAAKKEVRGGEKKSARLVTKTTVYFTRNSSKLNDRYLFALDKIALSFDRYPQRTVLVHGYTSSDEKSSKALSLKRAKAVKKYLVQIKSIPSNKISVKGFGDKNPVVSNSNKKKRAKNRRVRIRLIKSGN encoded by the coding sequence ATGATGACTGAGACGAAAAGGGGAATTCTGAAAAAAGGACTGCTTCTGTCCTTGGGCATGGTAATGATGTTGCTTTTGGGATTGTCACAAGTCTGGGCGGAAGGGGAAGGAACTTCCGGTGCACCGTTTTTAAAAATCGGGACATCCTCCAGAGCTGAAGCCATGGGAAGCGCGTATATAGCAGTGGTGGATGATGTTGATGCGACCTATTGGAACCCTGCCGGACTCATGCAATTGAAACGGAGCGGTATTGGATTGACTCACTTGGAATGGTTTGAAGATATTCGTTATGAATATATTTCATACGCTGATAAGTATGATTATATTGGTGCAGTTGGAATCAGTGTGGGGTTTCTTTATTTAGGGGAGATACCCAAAACAGTGGAGTCGGCATCCGGGGATTATGACGAACTTAATAGCGGAGGCACCTTTGGGGCGTCGGATTTGCTTATGAATTTTGCCTGGGCGGGTAATTTAGGGCTGCGCGAGCATAAGATTGGTGTGGGTGTGAAGATCATCAGTGAAAGCATAGATGATAATCAATCATTTAGTTTCGGACTGGATATCGGCAATCAGTTTTTGCTTTCACAAACCCGCTGGTATCGCAATCTCGCCAAAGAAAATCCAGCTGCCTATTTCATTCCCAGTACGATCGGGATTTCCGTAAAAAATCTGGGAACACCGGTCAAGTTTTTTTATCAAAACGATCCACTCCCGCTTTCTGCAGGTATCGGTTTGGCCTACAAACTTTTGGATGATGATCTATCTGCAGCACTTGATTTTAACTATCAAACTGTGGAAGCCATGATGTCGATCAATGCGGGGGCTGAATACTGGATTCATACCGGTATTCGCAGCGCACCCAATCAAACGCTGGATGTGGCTGTGCGTGCCGGTTTTCGTACCGGGTATGATTCCACCGCAGCACCGGGATTCTCTTTTGGTGCCGGGGTACGATATTCATCACTGGGGTTGGATTATGTGTATATGCCGTTTGGCGATTTAGGGGATACGCATAGGATTTCTTTGAAATTTTCCTGGGGTGAAATGCTTAAAGATAAAACAGCATCGAAGCGTAAACGCATTGTGAAGAAAAAGTTAACAGCTTCCGAGCGTTCGCTGAATGAACGGGCGAAAAAAATGATGAAATCCAAGCGGTCCATGGAAGGTAAGGTCGTGATTCAAAAATCCAAGGATGCCAAGCGTTCCATGACGACCGTGGAGGCAAAAAAACCGGAAGATCAGGAAGTTGCGAAGGAATCAAAGACACTGGGTGCCAATATTAAAGTTGGGAAATCCAAACGGAGTGTCGGCAGCCAGGTTTTGAAAAAATCGAAGATGATTGATAGCGCGTTAATTGCAAAAATTGCGCGTGGAAAAGATCGACAAGGCAGCAGCCGTACGCGCACGAAATATGTTCGCCGTTCAAAGGAAGATGTGATTCGACAAGCGCGTCGTGAAACGGAAATGAAAAATAAAGCGATGGATGATGTCGAAGCGGCAGCCAAGAAAGAGGTGCGCGGCGGGGAGAAAAAGTCCGCGAGGTTGGTCACGAAAACTACCGTCTATTTCACGCGTAACAGTAGTAAACTAAATGATCGTTATTTATTTGCTCTGGATAAAATTGCACTATCTTTTGATCGCTATCCACAACGGACGGTATTGGTACATGGGTATACATCATCAGATGAAAAAAGCAGCAAAGCCTTGTCTTTGAAACGGGCCAAGGCAGTTAAGAAATATTTGGTACAAATAAAAAGTATTCCCAGTAATAAAATTTCGGTTAAAGGCTTTGGTGATAAAAATCCTGTTGTCAGCAATAGTAATAAGAAAAAACGTGCAAAAAATCGCAGGGTGCGCATACGTTTGATTAAATCAGGAAATTGA
- a CDS encoding response regulator codes for MGMKKKRILVVDDETVIREPVVEYLEYLGYAVEAAENGIEALNYLRLNGYDLIILDIKMPYIDGKQLGQALKEENIVIPILVVTAVAEHEKIYQEVDRIPKIFSLKTLQEKVSGILAGPIT; via the coding sequence ATGGGGATGAAAAAAAAACGCATATTGGTTGTGGACGACGAAACTGTGATTCGGGAACCGGTTGTGGAGTACCTGGAATATCTGGGTTATGCCGTTGAAGCGGCTGAAAACGGTATTGAGGCGCTTAATTATTTGCGTTTGAATGGATATGATCTTATTATATTGGATATTAAAATGCCGTATATCGACGGGAAGCAACTTGGACAAGCGTTGAAGGAAGAAAACATTGTCATTCCAATTCTGGTGGTGACTGCCGTCGCGGAACATGAAAAAATTTATCAGGAAGTAGACAGGATTCCGAAAATTTTTAGTTTGAAAACATTGCAGGAAAAAGTAAGCGGAATTTTAGCAGGCCCGATTACCTGA